One stretch of Eupeodes corollae chromosome 2, idEupCoro1.1, whole genome shotgun sequence DNA includes these proteins:
- the LOC129948131 gene encoding insecticyanin-A: MNLRTQVLLVLLCVSFVEPWMYGFSRSSRRTDLKLECPAVKAIRNFDLESMMGFWYVVQYYASSEELPEYACMQSHFTFSDQDQHVTMDFTYIYAEDPLKEKLQGNITWMIPDFDVPAHWMHTEDIYEGIYNTYILDTDYKSWGLIMHCAEKNKSPRYLSALLLSREPTLGDNVITFLREKLPRYDIDLSFMFPINQSSCNELSESANETPYTYVVNGRKFPKNIFKIINKH, from the exons ATGAATTTAAGGACTCAGGTGCTGTTGGTATTGTTGTGCGTCTCATTTGTGGAACCATGGATGTATGGATTTTCAAGGTCATCCCGTCGAACTGATCTCAAGCTTGAGTGCCCTGCG GTGAAGGCCATACGAAATTTTGATTTGGAATCAATGATGGGATTTTGGTATGTCGTCCAATATTATGCATCATCTGAGGAGCTGCCCGAATACGCTTGCATGCAGAGTCATTTTACTTTCTCGGATCAAGATCAGCAT GTAACAATGGACTTTACATACATTTATGCTGAGGATCCCCTAAAAGAAAAACTCCAAGGAAATATAACTTGGATGATTCCTGATTTCGATGTTCCTGCACATTGGATGCACACAGAAGATATTT atgaaGGAATTTACAACACTTACATATTGGATACAGACTACAAAAGTTGGGGTTTGATAATGCATTGTgcggaaaaaaataaatcacctAGATATTTATCAGCCTTACTTTTATCACGTGAACCAACTCTAGGCGATAATGTTATTACTTTTCTAAG aGAGAAGCTACCTAGATATGACATAGATTTGTCCTTCATGTTTCCTATAAATCAGAGTTCCTGTAATGAACTCAGTGAAAGTGCCAATGAAACACCTTATACTTATGTTGTGAATGGTCgaaaattcccaaaaaatatatttaaaattataaataaacactGA